Within Epilithonimonas zeae, the genomic segment TACAAGTTTCTCCGAGAGTAGGTTACAAAATCACAGACCAATTAGAAGGCGGAATCATCGGAAACGTTTCCTGGCAAACTTCTGATTATTACAAATCAACAATGTTCGGCGTTGGCCCTTTCGCGAATTATTATTTTGACCGTTCGTTTTTTGTTGGCGCCAATCTTCAGCAATATTTCATCAATTCGAAAGAAAAATTCACAGGTTACAAATTTGATACAGACGAAACAGCGCTTTATCTTGGAGGAGGTTATATGCAGAGTTTGGGAAACAATGCCTTTGCACAGTTTGGGATAATGTATAATGTGCTTTGGAAAGAGAGAAGCAGTATTTTCAGTAGTGGATTTGTACCAAGTGTTGGATTTGTTGTAGGACTATAAAAAAAGAACCCTCTTTATTATCACCATTTGTGTTTAGAAATATTAAGAGGGCTCTTGTTTGAGACTGCAAATCTAAAAGGAAAAAACGAATTAAAAATTTACATATGTTAATTTCCGCGTAAAATTCTTTTTTTAATTCTACTTAATGAGACAGGCGTGATTCCCAGTAGGGATGCTACATATTTTGAAGGTACTTTTTTAAGAACTTCTGCATTTTCTTCAAGATGTTTTTGGTAACGCTCTTCGGGATTTAGTAATACAAAATCTTCAATATTATTTAATAAAATTCCAATCATCATCAGAAACATATTTCCACGCAAATTATTAAGTGAAATGCTTTTCTGAGCGCCTTTGTCTATGGCATCATAAGTTAATTCAAAGACCTCTGTTTCCCCCACAGCTTGATAATAAAATCGCGAGGGACGTTTAAAAATAATCCCGCCATAATTACCAACAAAGCTTTTTTTATTATGAAAAAGCATTGTTTTTTCTGTTCCATTTTCTAAAAGATGATAAACTCGGATAATACCACTTTTAATAAAATAAACTTTGGTATTGTTGTCGCCAGGAGAAATAAAAATCTCCCCCGATTTGGACTTTTTAAAAGCTATTGATGGCAATAATAATTCTAAATCCTCAGGAGTAAGCCCTGGAATATTTCTTAATAAATAATCTTTTAATTCCGTTGTCATATTGATATAAAAAGACCACCTAAAATATTTAGGTGGTCAACTTATTTTGATTTTATTCTTTAATACTTTCTTTAGTACTCTTCTCTTTCTGAGTTTTTCCTTCTAGCCCATCTTTAGCTTCATTGATTTTCAGAATAACCGTTTCTCCTTCACTGAATTGCTTATTAACAAGCATTTCTGCCAAAAGATCTTCTATGTATTTTTGGATAGCACGCTTAAGCGGTCTTGCTCCAAAATCTTTATCCCAACCTTTTTCTGAAATGAAATCTTTGGCTTCCTCTGTCAACTCTACTTTGTAGCCTAGTTTTTCAAGTCTGCTGTAAAGTTTTCCAAGCTCAAGGTCGATTATTTTTTTGATGTCTTTTTGCTCCAAAGAGTTAAAGATAACAATGTCATCAATTCTGTTAAGGAATTCCGGCGCAAATGCTTTCTTCAAAGCACTTTCGATAGTGGATCTTGCTCTTGCATCAGAATTGGTTTTCTTCGCATTAGTCCCGAATCCAACACCATCACCAAAATCTTTGATATCTCTGGTTCCGATATTGGAAGTCAGAATGATAATTGTATTTCTGAAATCGATTTTTCTTCCAAGAGAATCGGTCACGAAACCTTCGTCCAAAATCTGCAACAAAATATTGAAAACATCTGGATGCGCTTTCTCAATTTCGTCAAGAAGCACAACTGCGTAAGGCTTTCTTCTAACAGCTTCTGTCAATTGTCCACCTTCTTCATAACCAACATATCCTGGAGGCGCTCCAACCAATCTGGAAACCGCAAATTTCTCCATATACTCACTCATATCAATTCTTACCAAAGCTTCATCGGAATCAAATAATTCTCGAGCCATTACTTTGGCCAACTCCGTTTTACCAACACCAGTTGTTCCAAGGAAAATGAATGTTCCGATTGGTCTGTTTGGGTCTTTCAATCCGGCTCTGTTTCTTTGAATAGCTTTTACTACTTTTTTCACAGCGTCTTCCTGACCAATCACTTTTCCATTAAGTTTATCATCCATCTGAGCCAGTTTATCTAACTCATTTTTACCCACTTTGGTTACTGGAACGCCACTCATCATAGAAACAACTTCCGCAACATTCTCTTCAGAAACTTCTTCTTTTTTCTCCTTTACATCTTTGTCCCATTGTTCCTGGGCAAGATTCAATTCGATTTGAAGCCTTTCTTCTTCGTCCTTCAGTTTTCTAGCTTCAAGATAATCCTGAGCTTTCACAGCTTTCTGTTTCAATTCCTTCACTTCTTCGATACGGGCTTCGTGGTCGATGATTTCTGTAGGAACTTTCATATTCTTGATATAAACTCTAGACCCAGCCTCGTCCATCGCATCAATTGCTTTGTCCGGTAAGAATCTGTCTGTTATATATCTGGCTGTTAAATTAACACAAGCGTTAATTGCCTCATCAGAATAATGAACATTATGATGGTCTTCGTACTTATCTTTGATTTGATGAAGGATTTGAATCGTTTCTTCAATAGATGTTGGTTCAACCATTACTTTTTGGAATCTTCTTTCTAAAGCTCCATCTTTCTCAATATACTGACGATATTCGTCCAATGTTGTAGCACCGATGCATTGGATTTCTCCTCTTGCCAAGGCAGGTTTGAACATATTGGATGCATCTAAACTTCCTGTAGAACTTCCCGCACCTACAATTGTATGTAATTCATCAATGAAAAGAATGACATCTCTGTTTTTCTCCAATTCCGTCATTATCGCTTTCATTCTTTCTTCGAATTGTCCACGATATTTGGTTCCTGCAACAAGACTTGCTAAATCTAACGTAATAACTCGCTTGCCATAAAGAACTCTGGAAACTTTTTTCTGCTGAATTCTCAAAGCTAAACCTTCTGCGATTGCAGATTTACCAACTCCAGGCTCACCAATCAAAAGTGGATTGTTTTTCTTTCTTCTCGATAGAATCTGAGAAACTCTTTCAATTTCTTTTTCACGACCAATAACCGGGTCCAGTTTTCCATCTCTTGCAAGAGCGGTCAAATCACGACCAAAGTTGTCCAAAGTTGGAGTCTTACTTTTCTGGCCACCAAGATTTCCGGAAGGTTTCTTCATCTGGCTGTAAGGTTCATCCTTCTCATCGTCATCATCGTAAGCACTGTTTTGCGGCAATTGATCGGTATTTTTCAACATCGTTCTATACGCCTTTTGAACAGCATCATAATCGATATCATAAGCCTGAAGAATGCTGGATGTCGGATCTTCCTGCTTGTACAATATTCCTAACAAAAGATGTACGGTATTGATATCTGCAGATTGATATTGACGACATTCTAATTCTGACCTTTTCACAGCCTGATCTGCCATTTTTGTAAAAGAAATGCTTCCCATATTAGCAGTGAAAGGATTACTGTTCACGGCACTTAGGGTTTCTATTTTTCGTTTTATCTGGGTGAGGTCTGCGCTAAGACTTTCAAGAATCTCTTTCGCAGAATTTTCAGTTTTGATAATTCCTAAAAGGAAATGTTCAGTATTCAGAAACTCACTCTGCAAACGCCTTGCTTCATTTTTGCTTTGCTTGAACACGCGGTTCAAACCGTCTGAAAATTTATAATCCATAATTAAAATTATACACTAAGTTATGTTTTTTATAATCAATCCTACAATAAATAATTGTAAAATTTAAATATTTGGTTGCAAATAGATTGCCATGAAGAAAAAATGGACTTTATGACCTGATTTTTTTATCATTGCAAAATTGATTAGGTTTGTGATACTCAAAATTTAACCAATGGAAAACTGGCCAGAATATGTTGGATATTTGGCTTCTGCTTTTATAGTTGGAGGCTTTTTGCTAAAGAATATTACTGCCATCAGAACGATTAATTTGTTAGGATGTATATGCTTTGTGATTTACGGTATTTTTAGCGGAATGCTCTGGCCAGTGATTATTCCGAACGGAATTCTCGCCTTTGTCCAGATTTATTATATTTTAAAAAAAGACTAGTATGAAAGTCATTGTAAGTGTTTTTAATAACCTTTACACAGACCAGCGTGTAGAAAAAGTCTGCAAAACACTTTATGATCACGGTTATCAGCCTATTTTAATTGGCAATAACTGGTCGGGAACACCTGAAATGGAAAGACCTTATCCGTTTTTCAGGATTGATTTGAAGTCTAAAAAATTGAGATTTGCCTACATAGAATTTCAGCAAAAGCTCTACAAAGAAATCAAAAAATATGCTGACAATAAGACCATTTTATTAGCCAATGACCTGGAAACAAT encodes:
- a CDS encoding uroporphyrinogen decarboxylase → MENWPEYVGYLASAFIVGGFLLKNITAIRTINLLGCICFVIYGIFSGMLWPVIIPNGILAFVQIYYILKKD
- a CDS encoding Crp/Fnr family transcriptional regulator encodes the protein MTTELKDYLLRNIPGLTPEDLELLLPSIAFKKSKSGEIFISPGDNNTKVYFIKSGIIRVYHLLENGTEKTMLFHNKKSFVGNYGGIIFKRPSRFYYQAVGETEVFELTYDAIDKGAQKSISLNNLRGNMFLMMIGILLNNIEDFVLLNPEERYQKHLEENAEVLKKVPSKYVASLLGITPVSLSRIKKRILRGN
- a CDS encoding ATP-dependent Clp protease ATP-binding subunit translates to MDYKFSDGLNRVFKQSKNEARRLQSEFLNTEHFLLGIIKTENSAKEILESLSADLTQIKRKIETLSAVNSNPFTANMGSISFTKMADQAVKRSELECRQYQSADINTVHLLLGILYKQEDPTSSILQAYDIDYDAVQKAYRTMLKNTDQLPQNSAYDDDDEKDEPYSQMKKPSGNLGGQKSKTPTLDNFGRDLTALARDGKLDPVIGREKEIERVSQILSRRKKNNPLLIGEPGVGKSAIAEGLALRIQQKKVSRVLYGKRVITLDLASLVAGTKYRGQFEERMKAIMTELEKNRDVILFIDELHTIVGAGSSTGSLDASNMFKPALARGEIQCIGATTLDEYRQYIEKDGALERRFQKVMVEPTSIEETIQILHQIKDKYEDHHNVHYSDEAINACVNLTARYITDRFLPDKAIDAMDEAGSRVYIKNMKVPTEIIDHEARIEEVKELKQKAVKAQDYLEARKLKDEEERLQIELNLAQEQWDKDVKEKKEEVSEENVAEVVSMMSGVPVTKVGKNELDKLAQMDDKLNGKVIGQEDAVKKVVKAIQRNRAGLKDPNRPIGTFIFLGTTGVGKTELAKVMARELFDSDEALVRIDMSEYMEKFAVSRLVGAPPGYVGYEEGGQLTEAVRRKPYAVVLLDEIEKAHPDVFNILLQILDEGFVTDSLGRKIDFRNTIIILTSNIGTRDIKDFGDGVGFGTNAKKTNSDARARSTIESALKKAFAPEFLNRIDDIVIFNSLEQKDIKKIIDLELGKLYSRLEKLGYKVELTEEAKDFISEKGWDKDFGARPLKRAIQKYIEDLLAEMLVNKQFSEGETVILKINEAKDGLEGKTQKEKSTKESIKE